The window AATTACTTTATAACAAACTAATTCATTTATTGCTTTTTATAAGAAAATGAATAAAAATATTTACTCTGATTTAAACTTAATATGATTATTTAATGGAGATTAGTAATGGTAATCAAAAAACCAAGAGGAACATATGATTTATTTGGTGAAGAAATTGAGGTTTTTAACAAAATAAATGATGTTCTAAAAACAATAAGTAATACATATAATTGTCATGAAATTAAAACGCCTATTTTTGAACACAAAGAACTATATATTAGAAACATTGGTGAAAGTAGCGATATTGTTACTAAAGAGTTTTATGATTTCAAAGATAAGTCAGATAGAGAATTAGCTTTAAGACCAGAAAACACTGTTGGTGTTATTAGAAGTGTTGTTGAAAATAAACTTTTATATACAAATCCTTTTCCTTTGAAGTTTTATTATTTAGGTCCAATGTTTAGGTATGAAAGACCTCAAAGTGGAAGAAACAGACAATTTTATCAATTTGGAATTGAGTTTATAGGTGTTAAAAATATCCTTAATGAAATTGAAGGTATTTTATTTGCATTAGACATTTTAAAAAAACTAAACATTACTAATTGAAAATTAAAAGTGAATTATATTGGAAGTATTGAAACAAGAGAAAAATGAATTAACTCTTTAAAAAAATACTTTAACAAATATAAAGATGAGTTATCAGAAGACTCAAAAAATAGAATTGAAAAAAACCCATTAAGAATTTTGGATGATAAAGTGGATGGATCAAAATCTTTTGTTAAGAGTTGTCCAAAAATAGAAGAATTTTTAACAAAAGAAGAAAAAGAAGAATCAGATAATTTTATTAAATGTTTAAAAACTATAGTTAATGAATTTGAATTTGATAGCACTCTTGTAAGAGGTTTAGATTATTACTCAGGACCTGTATTTGAAATAGTAAGCCAATCAAATAAATTAACAGGACAATCAACAATTATAGGTGGTGGAAGATACACTAAACTTACTAAAGAACTAGGGGATAATGATTATATTTGTTTTGGGTTTGCATTAGGGATGGAAAGATTAATGCTAGCTTATAGAGATGAAAATCAATTTCTGTCTAATAATTCAGTAGATGTATATATTGCTTCAATTGGATCAGTTGAATCTGAATTAGTTGCTATGAACTTTGCAAATCAATTAAGAAATTTAAACTATAGAGTTGAAGTAAATTTTGATTTAAAAAAAATAGATAAACAATTTAAAAATAGTAATAAATATAACCCAAAAATTATTTTAATTTATGGTGATGAAGATCATAAAAATAAACAAGTAACTTTAAAAAACCAAAAGACCCTTGAAAACAAAGTTATAAAACTTAATGAATTAAATAATAAAATTAAAGAATTTTTTGAAAGTGATAAATAAAAAAGGTATTAATAATGAAAACTAATAATGTTGTATATTGTGGGAATGTTGATAATAAACTTGTAGGAAAAGAGGTTGTAATTAAAGGATGAATTAAAAAGAACAGAAAATTGGGTTCTTTAATTTTTATTGATATCTATGACATTACAGGGATTGTACAAGTTGTAGTTGAAGAGGAAAATAAATTTTTTAACAACTGTTTACAAACACCTAAAGAATCAGTAGTTGAAGTAATTGGAATAGTTAGAAAAAGAAGTAATGTAAACAAAGAGTTAAAGACTGGTGAATTTGAAATTGATTTAAAAGAATTCAAATTATATTCAAAAGCTGAAACTCCTCCTTTTTTAATTCAAGATGATACAGATGGTTTAGAAGATTTGAGATTGAAATATAGATACTTGGATTTAAGAAGACCAGTAATGCAAAACAATATTATTAATAGAGGGAAAATAATTAATTTATTTAGAAGCTTTTTAGTTAAAAATAATTTTAATGAAATAGAAACACCTTACTTATCTAAACAAACTCCAGAAGGTGCAAGAGATTATTTAGTTCCAACTCGTAGTAAAAAATTCTTTGCCCTTCCTCAATCTCCTCAAATCTATAAACAACTATTAATGGTTTCAGGAATGGATCGTTATTTCCAAATTGCTAGATGTTTTAGAGATGAAGACTTAAGAGCAGATAGACAACCTGAATTCACACAAATTGATATTGAAACTTCATTTTTATCAGATCTTGAAATTCAATCTATTGTTCAAGAAATGTTTATTTATGTTTTCAAAGAATTCTTTAATATTAAATTAAAAACTCCTTTTACTAGAATGTCTTATAGTGATGCAATTGAATATTATGGTTCAGATAAACCAGATATTAGATTTGAAAATAAAATCATGAATTTAACAAATTATTTTAAAGATACAAACTTTAAAATATTTAAATCTATTTACGAATCTAAAAATAGAATTTCAGCAGTATTTGTTGAAGATAACATTGTAAAACAAGATATTAAAAAATTAGAGAAATTAGCTCAAGATAATAAAGCCAAAGGTTTAGCTTATTTATATATTGAAAATGGAAAAATGAGTTCTGGTTCAATTGCAAATGTAATTGAAAGTGAAATCATTGAAAAAATATGTAAAGATAACAAATTATCAAATGGTACATTATTCTTTGTTGCTGACAAATATGAAATAACTCAACAAGCATTAGGAGCTATTAGAAAAGAGTTTGTTAACATTTCAAAGAAAATCAAAATGAATGAAGAGTTTGCTTTCTTATGAGTTGTTGATTGACCATTATTTGAATACAGTGAAGAAGAAAAAAGATATGTTTCAGCTCATCACCCATTTACAATGCCAACAGCTGAAACACTAGATACTTTTGATAAGGACCCTGCAAATGCAAAAGCAATAGCATATGACTTAGTTTTAAATGGGTTTGAAATTGGTGGTGGATCTTTAAGAATTTATAACAGTGAATTACAAACAAGAATGTTTAAATTTTTAGGTCTTAATGATAGCCAAGTAAAAGAAAAATTTGGATTCATTATAAATGCATTCAAATATGGGGTTCCTCCTCATGGTGGAATAGCTTTTGGGATTGAAAGAATTTTAATGATTATGTTGAATACTAACAGTATTAGGGATGTAATTGCTTTTCCTAAAAATTCAAGTGGTGTAGATTTATTATTTGAAACTCCATCTGATGTTTCAAATGAAAGTTTGAAAGAATTAGGTATTAAATTAGAAAAATAAAAATTATGGGTAGATTAAGAAAAGATTATCAAGATGAATTAAGATTGTTTAACAGTCAAGAGTTTTATGTTTTAAACCCTAATCAATACAAAGGATTATGGAATCAACAAATATTTAAAAATAACAACAATATTGAAATTGAAGTTGGGACTGGTAAAGGTACTTTTATTTTTAATAAAGCATTAAAAAATAAAAATATAAATTTTATTGCTATTGATAAATATCCAACTATACTAGCTAAATTATTAAATAAATTAGAGTCTTGTAGTGAAACTTTAACTAATATAAAAATCATTAGTATAGATGCTAAAAACATTAATGATATTTTTGATAAGAGTGAAATTAGTAAAATTTATTTAAATTTTGTTGACCCATGACCTAAAACTCATCATGAAAAATTTAGACTAACAAATTCTTTTTATTTAAATTTATTTTTGCCTTTATTAAAACAAGATGGATTAATTGAATTCAAAACAGATAATTTAAACTTCTTTAATTATTCACTTTCTGTTGCTAGAGAAAATTCTTTTTGTTTAACTTTTGCCACAAAGAATTTATATAGCTCAGCTCATGCTAAAGATAATATCCAAACTGAGTATGAAAGAAAATGATCAAATAGAGGATACAAAATTAATAAACTGGTAATTAAAAATAACATTTCACAATAATACTTATATTTAATATTGTTAATAAAATAATTAATAAAAAATTATTTTGTTGATTATTTAATTTTTTAAACTTATAAATTAAGTGAGGTCTAGGTATTATGAAAAGAAAAGTTATTACTATTTTAGCTTCAGTATCTGTTGGCTTAATAGCAATTGTGACTGCTGTTCCAATTTCTTATTCTGTAAATAACCACACTAATAGTAATAGTGGTTATGATAGTGATAATGATTCTAATAATTTTCCCAATCAAAATAATTCCAATAATGGATCAAATCAAAACAATATAGATCCAAACTGAAATAGTAATTGAACTCCCATAACTTATGCTAACAAAGCTAACCCTATTAATGATGGTGGTGGAGCTCATATGTTTGCTAAATATGATTCAAGATCAAATTCACTTATACCATCTGTTGGTCCAAAAGGTGTAACACCATCTCCTGGTGTTCCTAAAAACTCAGGGTTTTCAAGAAATTATTTATATAACGAAACACAAGTCAAACAAGCTAAAAGAACTGTAGGGATTGGATTCATTAGAGGAAAGGGAATGGGAATAAACTCTGGCACTGGATGAATTCTAGATTATAAATTAACTCAAGATTCTAGTTCATACCCATTAACTTGATACTTTGCAACAAATGCTCATGTGATTCAAAACTTAAGAGTTAAAAATGACATTATAACTCCAGAACGTTATGAGAATATAGAAAATAGTACTTATAATACTGAACAAATTAAGTTCACATCATTAAAAGATTATTCAATGAATACTAATTTAGACTTTTCTCATGAATATACTTATTTAACTCCAAAATTGGACAGCAATGGTGTATCCAACATTAGAACAGTAATGATTGGAAATGATTTTTTAAAAACTTCACCATCTTACTTTTCAAAATATGAAAAATATCAAAAGTTTGAAGAGTATGCAGATTTTGCTGTAATGGAAGTTACATTTGATGATGAACAACAAGCAAGAAAAGTTACTAATAATTATGCAGATGATAAAACTAATCAGTTTAAATATAAGAAACAAAGTTTGTTAGCTCATCCAGAAGATATTAAACCAAACAATTATTCAATAGTTGGTTTTCCTGCAATTGATCCTATAAAAAATTATGCTTGATCTAATATTGCAGTTAATAGACCTGAAAATCCAACAGAAGAACAGAAGAAAGAATTATCAAGTTTGGCATCTACAGGATTTTATAATACCTATAAAGATAAAGTTGGTGTATTTGATGCTACAATTGGATTATCATTTTTCACAACTACTTATTCTGTACAACCTACAACTTTTAAAGAAGAAAATTTCTTACCTTGAGGATTATTATATCCAACAGATTATTCAGCATTAACTCAAGGTTCATCTGGTAGTATGATGATGGATAAAGATGGTTATACATGAGGAATTCATTTCTTAATTGATCCAGATGCTTCAGTGAGTTTTTCTCAAGCTTTATATAGTGAAGGTTTTGATTATGGTGGTGCTTTTGGTAAATACAATCTTGAAGGCTATGACCTAATAGATGGTGGATTTATAAACCAAAAGAAATCTTATCGTGATGGTTTGATTCAACTTTATGGTAAAGATAATAGTTTTAAAACTAATTTATATCCTAATGGAGTTAACAGAAATTAAATAGTTAATTGCATTAATTTAAAAACTAGAACTTATTTAAATAATGTTCTAGTTTTTTGTTTATTTACTTTTTAAAAGCTTTAGTTTTGATAATGATTCCATTTAAGTTTGCTGCTTTTGCTGTCCATATAAATATACCTATTATTTACAAAATAAAGGAAAATACTATGGAAAAATTAAAAAAATTTAAAGAATGACTGATCAACATTAAAGGATACAGCCCAAAAACTATTGAAGTATATTGTAAATATGCTCATTTTTTAATAGAGAATGATGAAAACTATTTTATCACTATGGAAAAATATAAACATACTACCAACAATTCCAAAAGAATAATCTTAAGTTCTTTCAAAAAATACTATGAATTCACAGATGATAAAAGAAGAGAAGAAATTGAGTTGCCTAAAAAAGAAAAAAGAGTTCAAGATTATGTAACTTATGATGAGTACATTAAAATTATAGATTTTATAAAAAATCACAAAAGTAGCAACATGAGTTTAGCAATTATAAGACTGTTGTTTGAAACAGGGATTAGATCAGCTGAACTATTGAATATTAAAACCAGTGATATTTATAAAAATAGAATAAGAATCTATGGAAAAAACAGATTAGAAAGATTTATTTATGTATGTGATTCTTTAGAAAAAATATTGAATCAGTTAGTTAAGAAAAGAAATAAAGAAAATGTAGACAAAGTCTTTCCTATTACTTACAAAGCTTTATATAAAAGAGTTAGAAACTTGAGCAAGAAAGTTAATAAAAAGTTATCTCCCCATATGTTTAGAAGAGGATTTGCAACACATTGCATTGGTAAGAACATTGGTATTTACCAAATTTCTTTAATGATGGGCCATGAAAACATAAATACCACAAAGAACTATATTAAGTGTTCTTACTCAGAAGAAATGATGTCTTCAATTTTCAAGTAATTTGTATATAAAAAGAACTAATTCTATTTATAATAAAATTCATTTGATTTCTAAGGTTTAAATTATGAATAAAGTATACACAATTTTAAATAATGTTCTTATAGCGGGGATTGGTATATTTGGTATTGCCACAGTTGCTACAACTTTTGAGTTATTTACTAACTATAATTTAGCATCAAGAGAATATAGTTTCTATTATGCTTATTCTTCTGCTGACAAATCTGTAAAAGATACTATTAGTAATGAATTAAAAGAAGTTATTAAAACTAAATATAGTGGAAGCAATAATACTGAATATTTATCATTAGATACAATAGAAAGTTTAACTAGTAAGGGTTCAAAAAGTTTTTTTGATTTCTTAAAAAATAAGAACAATGAGAATTCTATTATTTACAATTATGAAGTTAATAACACTATATCAAATAATATTAATAGTGCTACTTTTTCAACAAACTTATCAAGTCTTAAATCAAAAATTCAATCCTTACAAAATACAGATGAAACTCTTTATAGAAAAGCTGTTAAATATGCAAATGAATTGGTGGTAAAAAATTATAAATATAAAAAGACCCCAGAAAATATAAGTTTTATTTCTGGAATGATATTTGTTTTCATTGCTATTATATGAGCTATAGTTTTCTGGACTATTTTTTTATATAAAAGAAAGCATAGTAAAGCAAAAACTACTAAGTAATATTTTTTTTAGTCTGTAATAAAAAAAAATATAATGTCTAAATTTAATAGACATTATATTTTTTAATTTAAAGTATTATTACTCATTAATTACATCTTCATATTTGTTTAATAAATCTTTAATAAATAGTTCAATTGCAATCATTGATCTTACATCATTTTCACAATAAGTTTTCATTTCATTTTCTAATTTTTTTCACTCTGAATCACTTACTAAATCAAAAAACCTTTTAGTTGTTTCTTCTTGGCAGACTTGACCATTGCCTATTTTTAAAGTGTTGTAATCTAAACATTTAGCTTGTTCATATATTTTTTGATTATATTTACCAACTAAGGGTAACACTTTTTTGATTGAGTAAAATCCATATAATTCTTTGAAAAAGATGTAATAACCAACTTTATCAGTGCCTGAGGATAAAATAAAAAAATCTGCTAAATCATAAATATTTTTGTTAATTTGTTCTACTTTAAATGTATATTCTTTTTCATTAATAAATTTAGCCATTTCTTTTAATCTAGAACACTCAAATGATTTATTGTAAACAATGTATGAAGTGCTGTGAGGAGAGCTAATTCTAACTGATAAACCATCTTTAATAGGCTCTGGTCCAAAGTATATTGAATCTATAATTTGTTTAAACCAATCAATGTTAATATTTTTGGGGTCAATGATAAGGTTATCACAAGTTAGATTTTCTATTTTACTGTTAGTAGTAGATTTTATTATTGAACATTGAGTAACAATTTGCATAAAAGGTAAAGAGTTATCAATCACTCTAATAGGTGAGCTTATAGTTTCAAAGTCAAAGTAAACTTTATTTTCTTTTAATTCATTTATTTTGATATTACAAAATTCATTGTTAATAAGTCCTGCTTTTTTTGTGTTAAATAAGTTTAGGTAAAATTCAGGATTTTTTGATGGTTGCTTTAAAAAGTTTTTTATGTCATCTTTCTTTTTTATTTTCTCTATTGCTTCTATTGTTTGATCTGCAACTTTTCCTGAATAGTTATAAAGGTTATATCCCATCAGTGAATATAATTTTTTTTCTGTTGGGAAATAATCACAATTTTTTATTGGGCTTTTATCATTTACTGAAGGTGCAAAAGTAGGAAAACTCTCTTCATTTAAAGAATCTTTATGAGATTGAAGTTTAGATATTGCTTCAACAAACTCACTGTTTATTTTTTTTATTAATTCATATGATTTTGCATATTTTTTTCTTGTTGCAGGATATTTTGGACACTCTGTATTTGACTCAATATCATTGTAATTTTCATACATTAAATCTTTTATTTTTAAAGGTTCTATATCTTCATCATATGGAATACCTTTCTTAATTTGGTTTGAAATAAGAACAATCTCTTCTTTTCTTCTATTTTCTTTTATCCTTGGTGAGACTGTTACTGTTTTAGATAAATTTATATATGGAGTAGTTTCTAAACTTACTTCATTCTTATTTAAAAACTTATACTCTATTAAACATAATTCATAATCAAATAATAAATTTTGCTTTAACAAATAATCTTGGTTTTCTATTACATGCATCTGAAAATATAAATCTAAGTAGTGAACAAATTTTGCAGATGTTGTTCCTTTTGTTTCTATAACTGTTAATTTATTATTTTCTTTTACAACAGCATCTGATTTTGTAATCATATTTTTATAAATAAATACTGGCTGAAAAATAATAATAGATTCATGCTGTTCTAATAATTCTTGAGTCTTATCAGCTTGTTCTTTATTCTTTTTAAATTTCAATTCTTGCTCTATATCTACAACTGTTTGAATGTGTTTATATTTTTCACATAAATAGTTTCTAGAAGCTTTATCAATGATGTTTCCTTGAACCATGTAGATGTTTTTGTTTTGTTCAGCAGATGTTGGATTGTTTTCCTTAAATTGTTTGTATAGTTCATAACTATCAATTTCTAACTCATCACTATCTTCTAATTCATCATAACTATTTTCATCATTAATATTAAAATTCTTATTCTTTTTCTTTGATAAATATAAATTTATTTCTCATTCTAGTTTTTCTTCAATTTCATTTATACTAAAAAACCACAAACCTTTTGGTTTTGTGTAATAGTCAATATAGTTATATTTGCTTAAATATTCAGATTTTTTCATAATTATATTTTTTAAACCAATACTTTAAAGTATATAAAAGTATCTTCAAAATATTGAGTAAAAATAAATTTAACATAAAGTTGTAGGTAAGATTCACTTGCTAATATAAACTATATTAAAGTTTTATAAATAACATATTTGTTTTATTGTTTTGTGCTACACAAATAGAGTAAAAGCACTATATTAGGTAAATAATTATTACTAATTACCTTTTTAATTTGTCTTGTTCAATAAATTAAACATTAATTTGTAAGATTGATTATTTTTTGAGTATAAAAGGAGTAAACTTTTTATAATAATTAAAACCAAGGAGAAAACTATGAGTGATAGTGTATTTAATAAAGATGAAAGAATAATGGACTTAGTGTCTAAACATTATAATGTTGAGTTATGTGCAGCAAATTTATATTTCCATTTAGCAACTGTTTCTAAAGCATTAGGATATGATAATGTTGCGGCTTTTTTTGTAAAAATGGGATCTGATAAACAATCAGCTCACATGTCAAGATTAGTAAAATATATGATGAAAGTTGATAGCATTTTAAAAATTAATCAAATTTCAGTTCCAGAATTAGTAAGTTTTGAAACAATTCAAGAAGTTTTAGATGCAGCATTAAAAATGGAATCAAAAGTTAGAGAAAGTGTTAAGAATGTAACTGAAATTTCTTTACTTGCAAAAGATTTTGAAACTTTTGAAAGAATGCAATGATTTGTTAAAGACTCAATTGAAGATTTAGAAGAAATTAGTGATGTTTGAACATATGTTCATTCACCTAATGTTAATTTAATTAACATAGAAAATATTGTTGGTAAAAAACTTAAAAAATCTGAATATGATGATGACCATGATGAAGATTAATTTCAAATTAATCTAATCATATTTGAATTTTTTATAAAACTATTAAACTCCCTTTTAGTGAAATACTCTAAAGAGGGGTTTTTTATATATAATTAAATAAGCACATTTTATTAAAATGTGCTGGAAATTATTTGGGGATGTCACGGTTTCGACATGAATGGTTGATCTTCAAATGCAGCAGGGTAAGCCCTTTACAGCTGTCGAGGCTAATAAATGCTAAGAACAATAAAAACGAAGCTGTTGAAGTAGAATTAAACGACTTTGAAATCAACGCTTTAAGCCAAAACGCTAATTTAGCTTTATACGCTTAATTACATTTGGTAATAAGTTCATATCTTTTTCTAGGTAGGTATGAATGTTTAATAACTAGATAGCTAATTTAATTCCTATAACAATTAGTGAAGTTCGTTAGGATTACTTTTATTTATGGGTTGTTCTTTGCCTCTATTTAAAAGGACATATTAAAGTTAGAACTAAGCTGTAGATTTTGTCGCATTGCTATTTGTGGAAACGGGTTCGACTCCCGTCATCTCCACCATATATTACAAAGAAGGTAAAGCTTTAATGTAATGCCAACAAACAATATGTAATTACTAAAATAAATTACATATTGTTTTTTATTTTTAAATTCAATACATTTTTATTTATTTATGGATGAAATAATTTTAAGCAGCATTTCATTTATAAGTATTCAATCAATATCTTTTTTAACCCTAACAAATAACTATTTATTAAATAAAAATAAAATAATATATAAATTATCACTAATTAGTGATAATATTATTTCATTCTGTTTATAGAGGTATATAAAATGAAAATATTATTTGTGATTGGAAGTTTAAGAAAAGAATCTTTCAACAAACAATTAGCAGCTAGTGCTGAAAAACTTTTAGTGTCAAAAGGTGTGGAAGTTGAATACTTACAATATGGTGACTTACCTTTCGTTAACCAAGATATAGAATTCCCTGCACCTAATTCTGTGGTTGATGTTAGAAATAAAATTAAATCTGCTGATGGTGTGTGATTATTTACACCTGAATACAATTTTTCAATTCCTCCTGTTGTGAAAAATTTATTTGATTGAATATCTAGACCATTAACACCAATGCAAAGAGAAACAGCTATAAGTAATGGTGTAAAAATTACTTTAAGTGGAGCTGGTGGACAACCTGCAACTATCAATGCTAGAAATGCATTAGTTAATTTATTTGAATTCATTGGTATGAAAGTTTATAAAGATAATCAAACTGGAGTTGGTGTTCCTAACAACTCTTGAATGACTAATGTATTAGAATTAAGCGCAAATGATTTGAAATCTTTAGAAGTTCAAGCAAATGGATTTGTAGATTTTTTAAAAAATAACTAATATAGATTAATATCCTTCATTGGTTTGAAGGGTATTTTTTCTTATAAAAACAATTTATTAATATCTGAAATAACCTATAATTTTTGTATGAAAAATATTGAAGAACTTTTAAAAAAATATAGTCTTGAATTAAAAACTATGATTGTTTTTAGAAAAGCTGGTAAAGTGATTTCTAATAAGGAAGAAGAAGTTTTTAATAAATACAATGTTACTATAACTCAATTTGGGGTATTGGATTTATTAAGAGCTAAAGGAAAATTGATGGTTCAAGATTTAATTGAAAAACTATTTACAACTTCTGGAAACATTACTTGTGTTTTAGCTAATATGGAAAAAAATGATTTAATCAAAAAAGAAGTAAACCCTGATGACAAAAGATCATTTTTAATTTCATTAACATCAAAAGGTAGAAAACTTATTGATGAATTATTAGTTGAGCATGTTGAAAATGTTAATGATATTTTTTCTGTTTTAACAACAGAAGATAAAGAGAATTTAATCCAAATTTTTAAAAAATTCAAAAATTTAAAATAATAAATCTTTTTAAATAAATGACTTTACACTTTACAAGTAAATTAACTTCAAAATTTATTATTCTTAATTTTTTATTTAGTCTTTTTTCACTGAAGAAAAAACTAATTTATTTTTGATTTTTAAAAAATGAAAGTAACAAATTGATAGTCCTTGCATACAAATTTGATTGTCAATTAGATTTAAAAGTTCTTTTTCTGTTACTCATAAATTTTTACTAACCGATTCAAATATACTTCCATCATTTTCTGGTATAGATTCTTTTAAACCTGTTACATCACATAAATAGAAAAATATTTTTTCATTCATTTGAGTAGTGGCAATAGATGGATTAATTTCATAAACTAGATCTTTATTAATTTTGATCCCTGCTTCTTCTCAACATTCCCTAATTACAGTTTCAATAGGTATTTCATTTTCATCAATTGAACCAGTTATTGGGCATGGATATAATTGATCTCATCTTTCTTTTTCTTCAATTTCAGGAAGTGGTTGATATCTTATCAAAAACAAATATTCATTATTTTCTTTTTTATAACATAATAAAGCAACACTATTTATTGAAGCCCTTTGGCAATAATAAAAACCTTTTTCAGTTTTATACATTGATAAATATTTAGTTTTGATTATTAATTTATTATTTTTTGTCATTTGAATTCTTATTAATAATTTTCTTTTATAGTTTCATAATATTATTAATTTTTAAGTTTAAAAATAAAAAAGATAATAAATTGTTTTTTTGTAATAGTGTTTGAATTTCACCAAATGTGTTAAGCATTGCAATATTTAATATCACTTAATTTAAAATGGTTTTACTAATTAGGTTAAAATTATTAAAGATTTATTAAACCTAAAATTGGAAATTTTATTAATATGGCAAAAAATAATAGTAAAAAAAGTAGAAGTCAAAGAAAAAATGATTCTAACAAAAATGTTCAAGCTAAAGTTGAAAAAAAGAACCA is drawn from Malacoplasma penetrans HF-2 and contains these coding sequences:
- the trmB gene encoding tRNA (guanosine(46)-N7)-methyltransferase TrmB: MGRLRKDYQDELRLFNSQEFYVLNPNQYKGLWNQQIFKNNNNIEIEVGTGKGTFIFNKALKNKNINFIAIDKYPTILAKLLNKLESCSETLTNIKIISIDAKNINDIFDKSEISKIYLNFVDPWPKTHHEKFRLTNSFYLNLFLPLLKQDGLIEFKTDNLNFFNYSLSVARENSFCLTFATKNLYSSAHAKDNIQTEYERKWSNRGYKINKLVIKNNISQ
- a CDS encoding DUF2779 domain-containing protein; this encodes MKKSEYLSKYNYIDYYTKPKGLWFFSINEIEEKLEWEINLYLSKKKNKNFNINDENSYDELEDSDELEIDSYELYKQFKENNPTSAEQNKNIYMVQGNIIDKASRNYLCEKYKHIQTVVDIEQELKFKKNKEQADKTQELLEQHESIIIFQPVFIYKNMITKSDAVVKENNKLTVIETKGTTSAKFVHYLDLYFQMHVIENQDYLLKQNLLFDYELCLIEYKFLNKNEVSLETTPYINLSKTVTVSPRIKENRRKEEIVLISNQIKKGIPYDEDIEPLKIKDLMYENYNDIESNTECPKYPATRKKYAKSYELIKKINSEFVEAISKLQSHKDSLNEESFPTFAPSVNDKSPIKNCDYFPTEKKLYSLMGYNLYNYSGKVADQTIEAIEKIKKKDDIKNFLKQPSKNPEFYLNLFNTKKAGLINNEFCNIKINELKENKVYFDFETISSPIRVIDNSLPFMQIVTQCSIIKSTTNSKIENLTCDNLIIDPKNINIDWFKQIIDSIYFGPEPIKDGLSVRISSPHSTSYIVYNKSFECSRLKEMAKFINEKEYTFKVEQINKNIYDLADFFILSSGTDKVGYYIFFKELYGFYSIKKVLPLVGKYNQKIYEQAKCLDYNTLKIGNGQVCQEETTKRFFDLVSDSEWKKLENEMKTYCENDVRSMIAIELFIKDLLNKYEDVINE
- a CDS encoding P35 lipoprotein promoter DNA invertase, with the translated sequence MEKLKKFKEWLINIKGYSPKTIEVYCKYAHFLIENDENYFITMEKYKHTTNNSKRIILSSFKKYYEFTDDKRREEIELPKKEKRVQDYVTYDEYIKIIDFIKNHKSSNMSLAIIRLLFETGIRSAELLNIKTSDIYKNRIRIYGKNRLERFIYVCDSLEKILNQLVKKRNKENVDKVFPITYKALYKRVRNLSKKVNKKLSPHMFRRGFATHCIGKNIGIYQISLMMGHENINTTKNYIKCSYSEEMMSSIFK
- the aspS gene encoding aspartate--tRNA ligase; amino-acid sequence: MKTNNVVYCGNVDNKLVGKEVVIKGWIKKNRKLGSLIFIDIYDITGIVQVVVEEENKFFNNCLQTPKESVVEVIGIVRKRSNVNKELKTGEFEIDLKEFKLYSKAETPPFLIQDDTDGLEDLRLKYRYLDLRRPVMQNNIINRGKIINLFRSFLVKNNFNEIETPYLSKQTPEGARDYLVPTRSKKFFALPQSPQIYKQLLMVSGMDRYFQIARCFRDEDLRADRQPEFTQIDIETSFLSDLEIQSIVQEMFIYVFKEFFNIKLKTPFTRMSYSDAIEYYGSDKPDIRFENKIMNLTNYFKDTNFKIFKSIYESKNRISAVFVEDNIVKQDIKKLEKLAQDNKAKGLAYLYIENGKMSSGSIANVIESEIIEKICKDNKLSNGTLFFVADKYEITQQALGAIRKEFVNISKKIKMNEEFAFLWVVDWPLFEYSEEEKRYVSAHHPFTMPTAETLDTFDKDPANAKAIAYDLVLNGFEIGGGSLRIYNSELQTRMFKFLGLNDSQVKEKFGFIINAFKYGVPPHGGIAFGIERILMIMLNTNSIRDVIAFPKNSSGVDLLFETPSDVSNESLKELGIKLEK
- the hisS gene encoding histidine--tRNA ligase; translation: MVIKKPRGTYDLFGEEIEVFNKINDVLKTISNTYNCHEIKTPIFEHKELYIRNIGESSDIVTKEFYDFKDKSDRELALRPENTVGVIRSVVENKLLYTNPFPLKFYYLGPMFRYERPQSGRNRQFYQFGIEFIGVKNILNEIEGILFALDILKKLNITNWKLKVNYIGSIETREKWINSLKKYFNKYKDELSEDSKNRIEKNPLRILDDKVDGSKSFVKSCPKIEEFLTKEEKEESDNFIKCLKTIVNEFEFDSTLVRGLDYYSGPVFEIVSQSNKLTGQSTIIGGGRYTKLTKELGDNDYICFGFALGMERLMLAYRDENQFLSNNSVDVYIASIGSVESELVAMNFANQLRNLNYRVEVNFDLKKIDKQFKNSNKYNPKIILIYGDEDHKNKQVTLKNQKTLENKVIKLNELNNKIKEFFESDK
- a CDS encoding MIP family Ig-specific serine endopeptidase; translation: MKRKVITILASVSVGLIAIVTAVPISYSVNNHTNSNSGYDSDNDSNNFPNQNNSNNGSNQNNIDPNWNSNWTPITYANKANPINDGGGAHMFAKYDSRSNSLIPSVGPKGVTPSPGVPKNSGFSRNYLYNETQVKQAKRTVGIGFIRGKGMGINSGTGWILDYKLTQDSSSYPLTWYFATNAHVIQNLRVKNDIITPERYENIENSTYNTEQIKFTSLKDYSMNTNLDFSHEYTYLTPKLDSNGVSNIRTVMIGNDFLKTSPSYFSKYEKYQKFEEYADFAVMEVTFDDEQQARKVTNNYADDKTNQFKYKKQSLLAHPEDIKPNNYSIVGFPAIDPIKNYAWSNIAVNRPENPTEEQKKELSSLASTGFYNTYKDKVGVFDATIGLSFFTTTYSVQPTTFKEENFLPWGLLYPTDYSALTQGSSGSMMMDKDGYTWGIHFLIDPDASVSFSQALYSEGFDYGGAFGKYNLEGYDLIDGGFINQKKSYRDGLIQLYGKDNSFKTNLYPNGVNRN